The genome window GGTAAAGATATTTAGTCCTGTAGGTCCCAGGATGCGATGGATGGAAACAGCCTGTTTTAATATAAAGAATGCGAAGAATAGTGTAAGCATGATTGCAGCTATTGTTATATATGTATCATATTGCCGCGAACTACTTGTAAAAACAATGACAGTGGTAATGGCGCCTGGACCAGCCAGCATCGGTATGCCTATGGGAACGATACCCACCTCTTCTTGTTCAAAACCCTTTTCTTCTTCCTCTGGTGTTGTTTTCAGTCGTGTTCTCTTTGCCTGAAGCATCCCTAATGCAATGATGAATATGATTATTCCGCCTGCAATGCGGAAGGCAGGTATGGTTATACC of Deltaproteobacteria bacterium contains these proteins:
- a CDS encoding MarC family protein; translated protein: MIVDFLRIFVAIFIIVDPIGLLPLFIALTHNYSKKRIKHTVQLACLTAAFVLIIFAFAGDIILEFFGITIPAFRIAGGIIIFIIALGMLQAKRTRLKTTPEEEEKGFEQEEVGIVPIGIPMLAGPGAITTVIVFTSSSRQYDTYITIAAIMLTLFFAFFILKQAVSIHRILGPTGLNIFTRLMGLILAVISVQFVIDGIKEFFLLS